A genomic window from Rhodococcus sp. KBS0724 includes:
- a CDS encoding MaoC/PaaZ C-terminal domain-containing protein, giving the protein MTTSETTKTAGDWRGADLGTRTVSYTERDAILYALAVGAKATELDLVFEDQLRVLPTFALTLAQWAPDALGSAGAFDTSTALHGSQELKVLAPLPRSGEVTLKASVGEVWDKGAAAVFEVKVECEYFVATWSLFAPGAGGFGGERGPSRPAEPTGEPSLTGVLTTAENQTAMYRLLGDMHHIHIDPAAAARINQPRPIMHGLCTLAASTLELARVAGVHPADLVSLEGRFAAAIHPGEAPSIVAWGTPDDLSFQVHKDGQVAISGARVSFSAR; this is encoded by the coding sequence TGACTACTTCGGAAACAACGAAGACCGCCGGCGATTGGCGCGGCGCGGACCTCGGTACCCGTACCGTCTCGTACACCGAGCGCGACGCGATCCTGTACGCACTTGCCGTGGGCGCCAAGGCAACCGAGCTGGACCTCGTCTTCGAGGATCAGCTTCGGGTACTGCCGACGTTTGCTCTGACGCTGGCGCAGTGGGCCCCGGACGCTCTGGGTTCAGCGGGCGCTTTCGACACCTCGACGGCGCTGCACGGCTCGCAGGAACTGAAAGTTCTTGCACCGCTGCCACGTAGCGGTGAGGTGACGTTGAAGGCTTCGGTCGGCGAGGTGTGGGACAAGGGCGCCGCCGCGGTGTTCGAGGTGAAGGTCGAGTGCGAGTACTTCGTCGCGACCTGGTCACTTTTTGCTCCCGGCGCTGGTGGATTCGGCGGAGAACGCGGACCGTCTCGTCCGGCGGAGCCTACTGGTGAGCCGTCGCTGACCGGTGTGCTGACCACGGCCGAGAACCAGACGGCGATGTACCGACTTCTGGGCGACATGCACCACATTCACATCGACCCCGCGGCCGCAGCGCGCATCAATCAGCCGCGTCCGATCATGCACGGCTTGTGCACGTTGGCGGCCAGCACGCTCGAACTGGCTCGGGTCGCCGGAGTGCATCCGGCCGACCTCGTCAGCCTCGAGGGTCGCTTCGCCGCGGCCATCCATCCGGGTGAAGCGCCGTCCATCGTGGCCTGGGGAACTCCCGACGACCTGTCGTTCCAGGTACACAAGGATGGTCAGGTAGCGATTTCCGGTGCGCGAGTG